A genomic region of Arachis stenosperma cultivar V10309 chromosome 9, arast.V10309.gnm1.PFL2, whole genome shotgun sequence contains the following coding sequences:
- the LOC130947270 gene encoding biotin synthase, mitochondrial — MFLVRPIFRRTHHLTPSIGVLQSCHGYSSSSDAAIQAERTIKEGPRNDWTLTEVKSIYDSPILDLLFHGAQVHRHAQNFREVQQCTLLSIKTGGCSEDCSYCPQSSRYNTGLKSQRLMNKDAVIEAAKKAKEAGSTRFCMGAAWRDTIGRKTNFNQILEYVKEIRDMGMEVCCTLGMLEKQQAVELKQAGLTAYNHNLDTSREYYPNIITTRTYDERLKTLEFVRDAGINVCSGGIIGLGEAEEDRVGLLHTLSTLPSHPESVPINALVAVKGTPLEDQKPVEIWEMIRMIATARIIMPKAMVRLSAGRVRFSMPEQALCFLAGANSIFTGEKLLTTPNNDFDADQLMFKLLGLLPKAPNLDTNETSDAENYKEAAAASS; from the exons ATGTTTCTGGTGAGACCCATTTTCAGAAGAACTCATCATCTTACACCCTCCATTGGGGTTCTGCAATCTTGTCATGGCTACAGTTCTTCCTCAGATGCTGCAATTCAAGCCGAGAGGACCATCAAAGAAGGCCCCAGAAACGATTGGACCCTAACCGAAGTCAAATCCATCTATGATTCACCCATTCTCGATCTTCTCTTCCATGGG GCTCAAGTTCACAGGCATGCTCAAAACTTTAGGGAAGTACAGCAGTGCACTCTACTCTCTATTAAGACAGGAGGGTGTAGTGAAGATTGTTCCTATTGTCCTCAATCCTCTAGGTATAACACAGGACTCAAGTCCCAAAGACTTATGAACAAAGATGCTGTTATTGAGGCTGCCAAGAAG GCAAAAGAGGCCGGGAGCACTCGCTTCTGTATGGGTGCGGCATGGAGGGACACTATAGGAAGGAAGACCAACTTCAACCAGATCCTTGAATATGTAAAAGAAATAAG GGATATGGGGATGGAGGTGTGTTGCACCCTTGGCATGCTGGAGAAACAGCAAGCTGTTGAACTCAAGCAGGCAGGTCTCACAGCCTATAATCACAATCTTGATACTTCAAGGGAATATTATCCAAACATCATTACAACAAGGACATATGATGAGCGCCTAAAAACCCTTGAATTTGTTCGTGATGCAGGGATTAATGTTTGTTCTG GAGGTATTATTGGGCTTGGAGAAGCAGAGGAGGACCGTGTAGGTTTGTTACATACATTGTCGACACTCCCCTCTCATCCAGAGAGTGTTCCTATTAATGCACTTGTTGCTGTAAAGGGAACCCCTCTCGAGGATCAGAAG CCTGTTGAAATATGGGAGATGATTCGAATGATAGCCACGGCGCGCATCATAATGCCTAAAGCAATGGTCAGGTTATCAGCCGGTAGAGTTCGGTTCTCCATGCCTGAGCAGGCACTGTGCTTTCTTGCTGGTGCAAATTCTATCTTCACCGGCGAAAAGCTCCTCACTACTCCCAACAATGATTTTGATGCTGATCAACTCATGTTTAAACTTCTGGGACTGCTCCCAAAAGCGCCAAACTTAGATACGAATGAAACCAGTGATGCAGAGAATTACAAGGAAGCTGCTGCTGCTTCTAGTTGA
- the LOC130950919 gene encoding nuclear transcription factor Y subunit B-1-like isoform X2, with amino-acid sequence MADAPTSPANGSHESGGEQSPQESSSGGLCGAGAREQDRFLPIANISRIMKKGLPANGKIAKDAKDTMQECVSEFISFITSEACEKCQKEKRKTINGDDLLWAMATLGFEDYIEPLKVYLARFRELEGDTKGSARTSDGSVRRDQVGLAGQNTQLVHQGSLNYISSQVQQQHLVIPSMQSHE; translated from the exons ATGGCGGATGCACCGACGAGTCCAGCGAACGGGAGCCATGAGAGTGGAGGAGAGCAGAGCCCGCAGGAGTCTTCTTCCGGCGGCCTATGTGGTGCAGGAGCAAGGGAGCAGGACAGGTTCCTCCCTATCGCCAACATCAGCAGGATCATGAAAAAGGGGCTCCCTGCCAATGGCAAGATCGCCAAGGACGCCAAGGACACAATGCAGGAATGCGTTTCGGAATTCATCAGCTTCATCACCAGCGA GGCATGTGAGAAGTGccagaaagagaagaggaagacCATTAATGGAGATGATTTGTTATGGGCGATGGCCACTTTAGGATTTGAAGACTACATAGAACCTCTTAAAGTGTACCTAGCAAGATTCAGAGAG TTGGAG GGTGACACCAAAGGATCTGCTAGAACTAGCGATGGATCTGTTAGACGAGATCAAGTTGGTCTAGCGGGTCAAAATACTCAG CTTGTTCATCAGGGTTCACTGAATTATATTAGTTCCCAG GTGCAGCAACAACATTTGGTTATTCCTTCAATGCAAAGCCATGAATAG
- the LOC130950919 gene encoding nuclear transcription factor Y subunit B-1-like isoform X1 → MADAPTSPANGSHESGGEQSPQESSSGGLCGAGAREQDRFLPIANISRIMKKGLPANGKIAKDAKDTMQECVSEFISFITSEACEKCQKEKRKTINGDDLLWAMATLGFEDYIEPLKVYLARFREVFLVTFYSPVSIFLYSPDYIDNRVIIYCDC, encoded by the exons ATGGCGGATGCACCGACGAGTCCAGCGAACGGGAGCCATGAGAGTGGAGGAGAGCAGAGCCCGCAGGAGTCTTCTTCCGGCGGCCTATGTGGTGCAGGAGCAAGGGAGCAGGACAGGTTCCTCCCTATCGCCAACATCAGCAGGATCATGAAAAAGGGGCTCCCTGCCAATGGCAAGATCGCCAAGGACGCCAAGGACACAATGCAGGAATGCGTTTCGGAATTCATCAGCTTCATCACCAGCGA GGCATGTGAGAAGTGccagaaagagaagaggaagacCATTAATGGAGATGATTTGTTATGGGCGATGGCCACTTTAGGATTTGAAGACTACATAGAACCTCTTAAAGTGTACCTAGCAAGATTCAGAGAGGTATTTTTAGTGACATTTTATTCTCCTGTCTCTATTTTCCTTTATTCTCCTGACTACATAGATAATAGGGTGATAATTTATTGTGATTGCTAA